One window of the Actinomyces wuliandei genome contains the following:
- a CDS encoding LysM peptidoglycan-binding domain-containing protein, with amino-acid sequence MSLSATRQHTRDQPRGPERFRVPEGGYRAPVWRCLLSAVVLVAVVAGVPVLLVLTAGLPPVPQEPDLSVLTRAVTVGTLVDLLVWAAWLAWLQFTVCTVVEAASALRGRGVPRHLPLSGLTQSVVRRLVVSTLLLTSLGTVAGPVVAAAPQPSLPAVAAADSGAAASASGAAEEAAASGQEGETGQPQEGVRYMVGDVELDPGTGAELVGQRVYVVQPPQGRYHDNLWDIAERTLGEGRAYSQVYELNAGREQPDGRRLELARLIQPGWLLVMPESAQTVDRVVAVPVREQAPPAPSQRDGASQEQGAGAQEGAGRPDGADGMSGSGGAASADDVAPARVPAVGGLLAAALVGLLVRRRRLGLAGEVGQDAAELERLLRVGADAERSRRLDAVLRGLGGLSPVPRPYAVVLSDESCLLHLPRPLPEAPAPWQVRNQGLTWVLPAGQEPEPGAAPPLVPGLVTIGRDAQGADVLIDLASADGDICVTGDPAMAAEVVGALALELCTNPWSSQVVVAGAGLPAALHDMLGGRLHSPEDLVRGSRAPGGDPVLSGPRPGAVNAVMLVAGGEVPLPLPPGGRTALVRAGASQGSRWRIEVDASGSARIDPLGLVVTATRATGEEVAALAELLAPAPVDSTRPPVPDPPRPPVDAAALRAAPVRVHVLGRTLVEAAGPVERRRRSLLTEAAVCVALHPQGVRPDALAAMLWPLGVTGDVVEATVERLRRWLGHDVQGVPHLRQDAQGRLVMGPGVVTDWDVLRCLLGSSRSSPPGREAALLREALRLVHGPVGQDAPAGRYSWLARVRVARQVESLVVDAAHRLVVLIGDSVPDAAAEAVDRGLRVVDLSQVLWRDRLRLAARRGDEELRCQVDALLDAAGAEDLALVDPATAALVEDLAPGLGVRREPA; translated from the coding sequence GTGAGCCTCTCGGCTACCCGCCAGCACACCCGTGACCAGCCCCGGGGCCCCGAGCGCTTCCGGGTGCCCGAGGGAGGCTACCGCGCCCCGGTGTGGCGCTGCCTCCTGTCCGCCGTCGTCCTGGTGGCGGTGGTGGCCGGGGTCCCTGTCCTCCTGGTGCTCACGGCGGGTCTGCCCCCGGTGCCACAGGAGCCTGACCTCTCCGTGCTGACCCGGGCCGTCACCGTGGGGACACTCGTGGACCTGCTGGTGTGGGCGGCGTGGCTGGCCTGGCTGCAGTTCACGGTGTGCACCGTGGTCGAGGCGGCCTCCGCCCTGCGCGGTCGGGGAGTGCCCAGGCATCTGCCGCTGTCCGGCCTGACCCAGTCAGTGGTGCGCCGCCTGGTGGTCTCCACCCTGCTGCTGACCTCCCTGGGCACGGTGGCCGGACCCGTGGTGGCTGCTGCCCCGCAGCCCTCCCTCCCGGCGGTGGCCGCTGCCGACAGCGGCGCCGCGGCCAGTGCCTCCGGCGCAGCGGAGGAGGCTGCTGCCTCAGGCCAGGAGGGTGAGACGGGTCAGCCCCAGGAGGGCGTGCGCTACATGGTGGGTGACGTCGAGCTGGACCCTGGCACCGGCGCCGAGCTCGTGGGCCAGCGGGTCTACGTGGTCCAGCCGCCGCAGGGCCGTTACCACGACAACCTCTGGGACATCGCCGAGCGGACCCTGGGTGAGGGCCGCGCCTACAGCCAGGTCTACGAGCTCAACGCCGGGCGGGAGCAGCCTGACGGCCGCCGTCTGGAGCTGGCCCGGCTGATCCAGCCCGGGTGGCTGCTGGTCATGCCGGAGTCCGCGCAGACGGTGGACCGGGTGGTGGCGGTCCCGGTCCGGGAGCAGGCGCCACCCGCCCCGTCCCAGCGCGACGGCGCCTCCCAGGAGCAGGGCGCCGGTGCCCAGGAGGGGGCTGGCCGCCCTGACGGTGCTGACGGCATGAGCGGCAGTGGCGGTGCTGCCAGTGCTGATGATGTCGCCCCCGCCCGGGTCCCCGCCGTCGGGGGCCTGCTGGCGGCCGCCCTGGTGGGCCTGCTGGTGCGCAGGCGGCGCCTGGGGCTGGCCGGGGAGGTGGGTCAGGACGCGGCCGAGCTGGAGAGGCTCCTGCGGGTGGGGGCGGACGCGGAGCGGTCCCGCCGCCTGGACGCCGTGCTGCGGGGGCTGGGCGGGTTGTCCCCGGTGCCACGCCCCTACGCGGTGGTCCTCAGCGACGAGTCCTGCCTCCTGCACCTGCCTCGGCCCCTGCCTGAGGCACCCGCCCCCTGGCAGGTCCGCAACCAGGGCCTGACCTGGGTGCTGCCTGCGGGCCAGGAGCCCGAGCCGGGCGCGGCCCCGCCTCTGGTGCCCGGGCTGGTCACCATCGGGCGTGACGCCCAGGGGGCCGACGTCCTCATCGACCTGGCCTCCGCCGACGGTGACATCTGCGTGACCGGGGACCCCGCCATGGCTGCCGAGGTGGTGGGGGCGCTGGCCCTGGAGCTGTGCACCAACCCCTGGTCCTCCCAGGTGGTGGTGGCTGGGGCGGGGCTGCCTGCCGCCCTGCACGACATGCTGGGCGGCAGGCTGCACTCCCCTGAGGACCTGGTACGCGGCTCGCGTGCGCCCGGTGGCGATCCCGTGCTCAGCGGGCCACGGCCGGGGGCTGTCAACGCCGTCATGCTGGTGGCTGGCGGGGAGGTGCCGCTGCCGCTGCCGCCCGGGGGCAGGACCGCCCTGGTGCGTGCCGGCGCCAGCCAGGGCTCACGTTGGCGGATCGAGGTTGACGCCTCCGGCAGTGCCCGGATCGACCCGCTGGGCCTGGTGGTGACCGCGACCCGCGCCACGGGGGAGGAGGTCGCCGCGCTGGCCGAGCTCCTGGCTCCCGCCCCCGTGGACAGCACGCGGCCGCCCGTGCCCGACCCGCCCCGGCCCCCGGTGGACGCCGCCGCCCTGCGGGCCGCCCCGGTACGCGTCCACGTGCTGGGACGCACCCTGGTGGAGGCGGCGGGTCCGGTGGAGCGGCGCCGCCGCAGCCTGCTGACGGAGGCGGCGGTGTGCGTGGCCCTGCACCCGCAGGGGGTCCGTCCCGACGCGCTGGCGGCGATGCTGTGGCCCCTGGGGGTGACCGGCGACGTGGTCGAGGCGACTGTGGAGCGGCTGAGGCGGTGGCTGGGCCACGACGTCCAGGGGGTGCCCCACCTGCGTCAGGACGCACAGGGACGTCTGGTCATGGGGCCGGGCGTCGTGACCGACTGGGACGTGCTGCGCTGCCTGCTGGGCTCCTCGCGCTCCAGCCCGCCCGGGCGTGAGGCCGCCCTCCTGAGGGAGGCGCTGCGGCTGGTGCACGGGCCGGTGGGGCAGGACGCGCCCGCAGGGCGGTACAGCTGGCTGGCCCGGGTGCGGGTGGCCCGGCAGGTGGAGTCCCTGGTGGTGGACGCCGCGCACCGTCTGGTCGTGCTGATCGGGGACAGCGTCCCCGACGCCGCGGCCGAGGCTGTGGACCGCGGGCTGCGGGTGGTGGACCTTAGCCAGGTCCTGTGGCGTGACCGGCTGCGCCTGGCCGCCCGGAGAGGAGACGAGGAGCTGCGGTGCCAGGTGGACGCGCTCCTGGACGCTGCGGGTGCTGAGGACCTGGCGCTGGTGGACCCGGCCACGGCCGCGCTCGTGGAGGACCTGGCCCCGGGCCTGGGCGTGCGCAGGGAGCCCGCGTGA
- a CDS encoding pilus assembly protein TadG-related protein — translation MSAASLVAGVTGATTVAGMTVRRMTVVAVTTAERGDGTELSGLRRQRGSLSVFVVVIAAVLLLLAGLCIEGGRVLNARATLTDQAEQAARSGAQQLADHGVRQGSEVTLDTRAAGLAARSYLAGVGLSGSSEVSVGPSTVTVTVERDVPTAMLRLVGLRSVHVTTTGEARTATGIYEEGDL, via the coding sequence ATGAGCGCGGCCAGCCTGGTGGCAGGGGTGACGGGGGCGACGACAGTGGCAGGGATGACGGTGAGGAGGATGACAGTGGTGGCAGTGACGACGGCGGAGAGGGGAGACGGAACTGAGCTGAGCGGTCTGCGCCGCCAGCGCGGCTCCCTGTCCGTCTTCGTCGTTGTCATCGCTGCCGTGCTGCTCCTCCTGGCCGGGCTGTGCATTGAGGGCGGTCGCGTGCTCAACGCGCGCGCCACCCTGACCGACCAGGCGGAGCAGGCTGCGAGGTCCGGTGCCCAGCAGCTGGCGGACCACGGCGTGCGCCAGGGCAGCGAGGTCACCCTGGACACCCGGGCGGCAGGCCTGGCGGCCCGCTCCTACCTGGCAGGTGTCGGGTTGTCGGGCAGCTCGGAGGTCTCGGTGGGTCCGAGCACGGTGACGGTGACCGTGGAGCGTGACGTGCCCACCGCCATGCTGCGCCTGGTGGGACTGCGCTCGGTCCACGTCACCACCACCGGTGAGGCGCGTACCGCGACAGGAATCTACGAGGAGGGCGACCTGTGA
- a CDS encoding TadE/TadG family type IV pilus assembly protein — MRPRLPVRGDGLDGQRGTLSVEMVVLVPVLLVMVLLAVAGGRMVSAEGMVQAASRDAARAASMERSTGQARAAAARSLAAADTARAQCSARVVDADFGRGGTVTVGVGCRVRLSDLGLVFLPGTTTVTAESTAPVDTWRGTR; from the coding sequence GTGAGACCACGCCTACCTGTCCGGGGAGACGGCCTCGACGGGCAGCGGGGGACGCTGTCGGTGGAGATGGTCGTCCTGGTCCCGGTCCTGCTGGTGATGGTGCTGCTGGCCGTGGCCGGGGGCAGGATGGTCTCCGCCGAGGGCATGGTCCAGGCAGCCTCCCGTGACGCTGCCCGGGCGGCCTCCATGGAGCGCTCCACCGGCCAGGCCCGTGCTGCGGCCGCCCGGAGCCTGGCCGCTGCGGACACCGCCCGCGCCCAGTGCTCGGCACGGGTTGTTGACGCGGACTTCGGGCGTGGGGGCACGGTCACGGTGGGGGTGGGCTGCCGGGTGCGTCTGTCCGACCTGGGCCTGGTCTTCCTGCCCGGGACCACCACCGTCACCGCCGAGTCCACGGCACCGGTGGACACGTGGAGGGGGACCCGATGA
- a CDS encoding TadE/TadG family type IV pilus assembly protein: protein MPDTPGAQAVQSRHRLRVLAGRLRGQEGASSVELLVFFPLLMLIILLTVQVALSWYGNEVAMMTAREVAREVRNGGEVASAREDGRRYAHQVGGRALTDLDVHVSVTGQEVVVNVEGEAMTVLAGLVPRVHASVTAQRETFREDL from the coding sequence GTGCCGGACACACCGGGTGCCCAGGCCGTGCAGTCACGGCACCGTCTGCGCGTCCTGGCGGGGCGGCTGCGGGGGCAGGAGGGCGCCTCCAGCGTCGAGCTGCTGGTCTTCTTCCCGCTGCTCATGCTCATCATCCTGCTGACCGTCCAGGTCGCGCTGAGCTGGTACGGCAACGAGGTGGCGATGATGACGGCCCGTGAGGTTGCCCGCGAGGTACGCAACGGTGGCGAGGTCGCCTCCGCGCGGGAGGACGGACGCCGCTACGCCCACCAGGTCGGGGGCAGGGCGCTGACCGACCTGGACGTGCACGTCAGCGTCACCGGCCAGGAGGTCGTGGTCAACGTCGAGGGCGAGGCCATGACTGTCCTGGCAGGCCTGGTGCCGCGCGTCCACGCCTCAGTCACCGCGCAGCGCGAGACCTTCCGGGAGGACCTGTGA
- a CDS encoding type II secretion system F family protein — protein MITWVLLGGALSGAGLLLLLLVLLPPAVQPAAGLAELDTRRDQERLRRDVRRLGPGEVALPEWVDVLGIRAAAVVRRLGTDLFSLNADLAVVGRSLERHLVTSVLVGLGALVAPLLVVGLMQLMGVPLGWSVPVVVSLVLGLAGLALPTLRLRSQAEEARRDFRHVVGSYLDLVSMSLSAGRGVPEALDAASALCDDPAIVRIRDALAVARLRGETPWAALGQLGTQLRIDELRDLSAALALVAEDGAKIRESLAARASSMRRRDLADAESRAGEGSESMLVAQLVIAMGFIVFLVYPALRGIMGSTL, from the coding sequence GTGATCACCTGGGTCCTCCTGGGCGGGGCGCTCAGCGGGGCGGGCCTGCTGCTCCTGCTCCTGGTCCTGCTGCCTCCTGCCGTCCAGCCGGCTGCCGGGCTGGCCGAGCTGGACACGCGGCGTGACCAGGAGCGGCTGCGCCGCGACGTGCGTCGCCTCGGCCCCGGGGAGGTCGCGCTGCCCGAGTGGGTGGACGTGCTGGGTATCCGCGCCGCCGCCGTGGTCCGGCGGCTGGGCACCGACCTGTTCTCCCTCAACGCGGACCTGGCCGTGGTGGGGCGCTCCCTGGAGCGTCACCTGGTGACCTCCGTGCTGGTGGGCCTGGGTGCCCTAGTGGCCCCGCTCCTGGTCGTCGGCCTCATGCAGCTGATGGGGGTGCCCCTGGGCTGGTCCGTCCCCGTGGTCGTCAGCCTGGTGCTGGGCCTGGCGGGACTGGCGCTGCCCACGCTGCGCCTGCGCAGCCAGGCCGAGGAGGCCCGCAGGGACTTCCGCCACGTGGTGGGCTCCTACCTGGATCTGGTCTCCATGTCCCTGTCGGCGGGGCGCGGCGTGCCCGAGGCGCTGGACGCCGCCTCCGCCCTGTGCGACGACCCGGCGATCGTGCGTATCCGTGACGCCCTGGCCGTGGCCCGGCTGCGCGGGGAGACCCCCTGGGCAGCCTTGGGCCAGCTGGGTACCCAGTTGCGCATTGACGAGCTGCGGGACCTCTCCGCCGCCCTGGCTCTGGTGGCGGAGGACGGGGCCAAGATCCGCGAGTCGCTGGCGGCACGGGCCTCCAGCATGCGCCGCAGGGACCTGGCCGACGCTGAGAGCAGGGCAGGAGAGGGCTCTGAGTCCATGCTCGTGGCCCAGCTCGTCATCGCCATGGGGTTCATCGTGTTCCTCGTCTACCCGGCGCTGAGAGGAATTATGGGCAGCACCTTGTGA
- a CDS encoding type II secretion system F family protein — protein MRALIGGGLFLLVGYLVGADLRPARVSGSVASPAGLAGLSRRVLLAAGAGAAVLVLTRWVVLAAAAACLVGVWPLLFGGARQERLAAARIEALATWAESLRDTIAGAVGLEQAIPATVHAAAPVIRQDLALLADRMRVRVPLPTALRQLADDLDDPTADLIVSALIMNARLRGPGLRQLLGALADTARAELDMRQRVSASRAGTRRSAQIVIIFSVVVMLGLALFNRSFVAPYESAQGQLVLLVVVGLFAAGMLWMRRLSGVRLPRRFLTVTAGQDGGERT, from the coding sequence GTGCGGGCGCTGATCGGGGGAGGGTTGTTCCTCCTGGTCGGCTACCTTGTGGGCGCCGACCTGCGGCCTGCCAGGGTGAGTGGTTCCGTGGCGTCGCCCGCAGGCCTGGCCGGGCTGTCCCGCCGTGTCCTCCTGGCCGCAGGCGCCGGGGCGGCTGTCCTGGTGCTCACGCGCTGGGTGGTGCTGGCTGCGGCGGCGGCCTGCCTGGTGGGGGTGTGGCCGCTGCTGTTCGGCGGGGCCAGGCAGGAGAGGCTGGCAGCTGCCAGGATCGAGGCGCTGGCCACGTGGGCGGAGTCGCTGAGGGACACCATCGCCGGGGCGGTGGGCCTGGAGCAGGCTATCCCCGCCACCGTCCACGCCGCCGCCCCGGTCATCCGCCAGGACCTGGCCCTCCTGGCGGACCGCATGCGGGTGCGGGTTCCTCTTCCTACGGCGCTGCGCCAGCTTGCCGACGACCTCGACGACCCCACCGCCGACCTCATCGTGTCCGCCCTCATCATGAACGCCCGCCTGCGCGGGCCGGGGCTGCGCCAGCTGCTCGGCGCCCTGGCGGACACCGCCCGTGCCGAGCTGGACATGCGTCAGCGCGTGTCGGCGTCCCGCGCTGGGACCCGTCGCTCCGCCCAGATCGTCATCATCTTCTCCGTGGTGGTGATGCTGGGGCTGGCCCTGTTCAACCGGAGCTTTGTGGCCCCCTACGAGTCCGCCCAGGGCCAGCTGGTGCTCCTGGTGGTCGTCGGTCTGTTCGCTGCCGGGATGCTGTGGATGCGCCGCCTGTCCGGGGTCCGGCTGCCCCGGCGGTTCCTGACCGTGACCGCTGGCCAGGACGGGGGTGAGCGCACGTGA
- a CDS encoding CpaF family protein: MSPHGLRDTAISSVMTAGAIGVTGRTGAADTVPAGAGGRVTDQALVRDMREEVADLLAQQRRDDDASGVPPMTPEDERQLARALIGRVLEEHARSEVAAGRTPMTAQEEEQVSQGIHAALFGVGRLQPLLEDPQVENIDINGCDNVFIQYADGREQRGEPVADSDEELVELVQVLGSYSGLASRPFDSANPQLDLRLPDGSRLSAVMEVCSRPAVSVRRSRLDRVGLDELVGLGTLTPRLAAFCSAAVRARKNIMIAGATNAGKTTFLRALANEIPPGERLVTVERALELGLGEFADLHPNVVAFEERLPNSEGSGAISMADLVRRSLRMNPSRVIVGEVLGDEIVTMLNAMSQGNDGSLSTIHANSSSEVFNRIATYAIQSAEHLPQEATNLLIAGAVDFVIFLIRENRFSQGGSLRRYVASVREVNGVDGRVLSSEVFADDGSGTAQPAAPVACAGDLMEAGYDPAASYAQEAV, translated from the coding sequence ATGAGCCCCCACGGCCTTAGGGACACCGCCATCAGTTCTGTCATGACCGCCGGTGCCATCGGCGTGACCGGCAGGACCGGTGCTGCGGACACGGTGCCCGCAGGCGCCGGGGGGAGGGTGACGGACCAGGCCCTGGTGCGTGACATGCGTGAGGAGGTCGCCGACCTGCTGGCGCAGCAGCGGCGCGATGACGACGCCTCCGGTGTCCCGCCCATGACGCCGGAGGACGAGAGGCAGCTCGCCCGGGCGCTGATCGGGCGGGTCCTGGAGGAGCACGCCCGCTCCGAGGTCGCCGCCGGGCGGACCCCGATGACCGCGCAGGAGGAGGAGCAGGTCTCCCAGGGCATCCACGCCGCGCTGTTCGGCGTGGGGCGCCTCCAGCCGCTGCTGGAGGACCCGCAGGTGGAGAACATCGACATCAACGGCTGTGACAACGTCTTCATCCAGTACGCGGACGGCCGGGAGCAGCGGGGCGAGCCGGTGGCTGACTCCGACGAGGAGCTCGTCGAGCTGGTCCAGGTGCTCGGCTCCTACTCTGGTCTTGCCTCCCGGCCCTTCGACTCCGCCAACCCCCAGCTGGACCTGCGCCTGCCCGACGGCTCCCGTCTGTCGGCGGTGATGGAGGTCTGCTCCCGGCCCGCCGTCTCTGTGCGGCGCTCCCGCCTGGACCGGGTGGGCCTGGACGAGCTTGTGGGCCTGGGGACGCTGACCCCGCGCCTGGCGGCCTTCTGCTCGGCTGCGGTGCGCGCCCGCAAGAACATCATGATCGCAGGGGCCACCAACGCGGGCAAGACCACCTTCCTGCGTGCCCTGGCCAACGAGATCCCGCCCGGTGAGCGTCTGGTCACCGTGGAGCGGGCGCTGGAGCTGGGCCTGGGAGAGTTTGCCGACCTCCACCCCAACGTGGTCGCCTTTGAGGAGCGGCTGCCCAACTCCGAGGGCTCCGGCGCCATCTCGATGGCGGACCTGGTGCGCCGCTCCCTGCGCATGAACCCCTCCCGGGTCATCGTCGGGGAGGTGCTGGGCGACGAGATTGTCACCATGCTCAACGCCATGAGCCAGGGCAACGACGGCTCCCTGTCCACCATCCACGCCAACTCCTCCTCGGAGGTCTTCAACCGGATCGCCACCTACGCCATCCAGTCCGCCGAGCACCTGCCGCAGGAGGCCACCAACCTGCTCATCGCCGGGGCGGTGGACTTCGTCATCTTCCTCATCCGCGAGAACCGCTTCTCCCAGGGAGGCAGCCTGCGCCGCTACGTGGCCTCCGTGCGGGAGGTCAACGGCGTGGACGGGCGGGTGCTGTCCAGCGAGGTCTTCGCCGACGACGGATCGGGCACCGCCCAGCCAGCCGCACCTGTCGCCTGCGCGGGCGACCTGATGGAGGCCGGGTACGACCCGGCCGCCTCCTATGCGCAGGAGGCGGTATGA